The following are from one region of the Geoalkalibacter subterraneus genome:
- a CDS encoding riboflavin synthase: MFTGLVETVGTLRQLHRSSDSCRLTVDSDLPVDELTLGESISVNGICLTVVDFGAGFFTADLSPETLRRSTFEHLARGSRLNLERALRLGDRLGGHIVTGHIDGQGRVTRIEKASNAYFFRIDAAPELLRYIVAKGSVALDGISLTVNEVDSSGFSLAIIPHTLDRTNLHALRVGDSVNLETDILGKYVARLLGGSIPDSGKSRINLEFLANNGYL; this comes from the coding sequence ATGTTCACGGGGCTGGTTGAAACAGTCGGGACCCTACGTCAACTCCACAGGAGCAGTGATTCCTGCCGCCTGACAGTCGACAGCGATTTACCCGTGGATGAGCTGACCCTGGGAGAGAGCATCAGTGTCAACGGCATCTGTCTGACCGTGGTTGATTTCGGTGCCGGCTTCTTCACCGCAGACCTGTCGCCTGAAACCCTGCGGCGTTCGACCTTTGAGCATCTTGCGCGCGGCAGCCGGCTCAACCTTGAACGCGCTCTACGACTTGGCGACCGATTGGGAGGACACATTGTCACAGGTCACATCGATGGACAGGGACGTGTGACTCGCATCGAGAAAGCCTCCAATGCGTATTTTTTCCGCATCGATGCCGCCCCGGAACTGCTGCGCTATATTGTCGCCAAGGGATCAGTGGCACTCGACGGCATCAGCCTGACCGTCAACGAGGTCGATTCGTCAGGGTTTTCGCTGGCCATCATTCCCCACACCCTTGACCGTACCAATCTGCACGCTTTGCGAGTCGGGGATTCAGTCAACCTGGAAACCGATATCCTCGGAAAATATGTGGCTCGCCTGCTGGGCGGGTCAATTCCGGATTCC
- the ribD gene encoding bifunctional diaminohydroxyphosphoribosylaminopyrimidine deaminase/5-amino-6-(5-phosphoribosylamino)uracil reductase RibD: MTHNPEFFMHRALELARRGEGRTRPNPPVGAVIVREGHIVGEGFHPRAGEPHAEIFALRDAGQAAKGADLYVTLEPCSHQGRTGPCADAVIAAGIRRVFIGCRDPNPRVAGNGIRRLQAAGLDVVTGVLEPDCLWLIGPFACHVKTGRPLVMLKSAMTLDGKTATAIGDSQWISNAQSRTFVHKVRNRIDAVMVGIGTVLRDDPSLNTRLPEGGRDAVRVVVDSQLRIAEHARVLTLDSSAPTVIATTEKASYGKIRRLRDLGARILVLPSSNQRVDPGALLTALGEMDLQSVMLEGGAVLSGELLRARLIDRVMIFVAPRLIGGDDGKGIFAGPGVVSLGDAPTVRNLRWRHFGDDILCEGEIEYVHGAG, encoded by the coding sequence ATGACGCACAATCCTGAATTTTTCATGCACCGCGCCCTGGAACTTGCGCGCAGAGGGGAGGGGCGCACCCGGCCGAACCCCCCCGTGGGTGCCGTGATCGTTCGCGAGGGGCACATCGTCGGTGAAGGTTTTCACCCGCGTGCCGGTGAACCCCATGCGGAAATCTTCGCTTTGCGTGACGCCGGCCAGGCTGCAAAAGGCGCTGATCTTTACGTCACCCTCGAGCCCTGCTCACATCAGGGGCGCACCGGGCCCTGTGCCGATGCGGTGATCGCCGCGGGCATCAGGCGGGTGTTTATCGGGTGCCGGGATCCCAACCCCCGGGTGGCGGGTAACGGAATCAGACGGCTGCAGGCCGCAGGGCTTGATGTGGTTACCGGTGTGCTCGAACCTGACTGCCTCTGGCTGATTGGTCCGTTTGCCTGCCATGTTAAAACCGGGCGTCCCCTGGTCATGCTCAAATCCGCCATGACGCTCGACGGCAAAACCGCCACCGCTATCGGCGACAGCCAGTGGATCAGCAATGCACAGAGCCGAACCTTCGTACATAAGGTGCGCAACCGAATCGATGCGGTCATGGTCGGGATCGGAACCGTTCTTCGGGACGATCCCAGCCTCAATACCCGCTTGCCGGAGGGCGGCCGCGATGCGGTGCGTGTCGTTGTGGACAGTCAACTGCGCATCGCCGAACATGCGCGGGTGCTGACTCTCGATTCCTCAGCGCCCACGGTCATCGCCACCACGGAAAAAGCTTCCTACGGCAAGATCAGAAGGCTGCGCGATCTCGGTGCGCGTATTCTGGTCCTGCCTTCAAGTAATCAGCGTGTCGATCCCGGTGCCCTGTTGACTGCCCTCGGGGAGATGGATCTGCAAAGCGTCATGCTTGAGGGAGGCGCCGTTCTCAGCGGGGAACTATTGCGTGCCCGCCTGATCGATCGAGTGATGATCTTTGTCGCACCCCGGCTCATCGGCGGAGATGACGGAAAGGGAATCTTCGCCGGGCCCGGCGTGGTCAGCCTTGGCGACGCACCAACGGTGCGAAATCTTCGCTGGCGCCATTTCGGCGATGATATTCTGTGTGAAGGAGAGATCGAGTATGTTCACGGGGCTGGTTGA